One genomic region from Sulfurimonas sp. encodes:
- the adk gene encoding adenylate kinase yields the protein MRIILLGAPGAGKGTQAQFLTKKYGIPQISTGDMLRAAIKAGTDMGKMAKKAMDAGQLVTDEIIIGLVKDRIVEDDCKNGFLLDGFPRTLPQADAVTAAGIEIDAVIEINVPDSEIVNRMSGRRAHLASGRTYHVTFNPPKVEGKDDVTGEDLVQRDDDKEAVVLDRIKVYHELTQPLVNYYKTQAKAKTSLTYITVDGTADISDVEASIVSQLA from the coding sequence ATGAGAATTATTTTATTAGGTGCTCCAGGTGCTGGTAAAGGTACACAGGCACAATTTTTAACTAAGAAGTATGGAATACCTCAAATTTCTACTGGTGATATGTTAAGAGCAGCTATCAAAGCTGGAACAGATATGGGTAAAATGGCTAAAAAAGCTATGGATGCTGGACAACTTGTAACTGATGAGATTATTATTGGGCTTGTTAAAGACCGTATTGTAGAAGATGATTGTAAAAATGGATTTCTTTTAGACGGTTTTCCTCGTACACTTCCTCAAGCAGATGCTGTTACTGCCGCTGGTATTGAGATAGATGCTGTTATTGAGATTAATGTTCCTGATTCTGAGATTGTAAATCGTATGTCAGGTCGTCGTGCACACTTAGCATCTGGAAGAACTTATCATGTTACATTTAACCCACCAAAAGTTGAAGGTAAAGATGATGTTACTGGTGAAGATTTAGTACAAAGAGATGATGATAAAGAAGCAGTTGTTCTTGACCGTATTAAAGTTTACCATGAACTTACGCAACCACTTGTCAACTACTACAAAACTCAAGCAAAAGCTAAGACCTCTTTAACCTACATAACGGTAGATGGAACAGCAGATATTTCTGATGTTGAAGCGTCTATCGTTTCTCAACTAGCTTAG
- a CDS encoding FAD-dependent oxidoreductase, with translation MTQHHYNVIVVGGGVSGAALFYELGRYTDAKKICLLEKYGSLAALNSNGSANSQTIHCGDIETNYTLEKAAAVKKTAKMVEKYCLQYKLEDKVMFAHQKLAIGVGFEEVAYIKNRYKEFKSLYPYLELYNKEQLAEMEPAIIYDKNGQERPEDIVGMGAKGEYTTCDFKGLSDSFIDETIKIEDKVTDIFFNNEVKNIQKIGSTYHIQTTMSHFTADFVVVNAGAHSLFLAHKMGHGHDFGCLPMAGSFYLADRKILNGKVYMVQNPKLPFAALHGDPDILVNGFTRFGPTALMLPKLERFRPGTYLDFIKTLRFDHNVIKIFWDLLKDSDIRNYVFKNFMFEVPFINKKLFVQDARKIVPSLTEDDISYAKGFGGVRPQILDKKNQKIMLGEASINTGEGIIFNMTPSPGATSCLGNAVRDVEVICDHLNLKFDKKQFEDELVEKEPTKGDK, from the coding sequence ATGACACAACACCATTATAATGTAATTGTTGTAGGAGGCGGTGTTTCCGGCGCTGCTCTATTTTATGAATTAGGTAGATATACAGATGCTAAGAAAATCTGTTTACTTGAAAAATATGGCTCGCTTGCTGCGTTAAACTCAAATGGTTCTGCAAACTCACAGACCATTCATTGTGGAGATATTGAAACAAACTATACACTTGAAAAAGCAGCTGCTGTTAAGAAAACTGCTAAAATGGTTGAAAAATACTGTCTTCAGTATAAGCTTGAAGATAAAGTAATGTTTGCTCATCAAAAACTTGCGATAGGTGTAGGCTTTGAAGAAGTTGCTTATATTAAAAATCGTTATAAGGAATTTAAAAGCCTTTATCCATACTTAGAACTATACAATAAAGAACAATTAGCTGAAATGGAACCTGCTATTATTTATGACAAAAATGGACAAGAGCGTCCTGAAGATATCGTCGGAATGGGTGCAAAAGGCGAATATACTACTTGTGACTTTAAAGGTTTAAGTGATTCTTTTATAGATGAAACTATTAAAATTGAAGATAAAGTAACAGATATTTTCTTTAACAATGAAGTAAAAAATATTCAAAAAATAGGAAGTACTTACCATATTCAAACTACAATGAGTCACTTTACTGCTGACTTTGTTGTTGTAAATGCAGGTGCTCACAGTCTTTTCTTAGCACACAAGATGGGGCATGGTCATGATTTTGGTTGTCTTCCAATGGCAGGTAGTTTTTACCTTGCTGACCGTAAAATATTAAACGGAAAAGTTTATATGGTTCAAAACCCTAAGCTTCCGTTTGCTGCACTTCATGGTGACCCAGATATTCTTGTAAATGGCTTTACTAGATTTGGACCGACTGCGCTAATGCTTCCAAAATTAGAGCGTTTTAGACCTGGTACTTATCTTGACTTCATAAAAACATTAAGATTTGACCATAATGTTATTAAAATCTTTTGGGACCTACTTAAAGATTCTGATATTAGAAACTATGTTTTTAAGAACTTTATGTTTGAAGTTCCTTTTATTAATAAAAAACTATTTGTTCAAGATGCTAGAAAAATTGTTCCTTCACTTACTGAAGATGATATTTCTTATGCTAAAGGTTTTGGTGGGGTTAGACCTCAGATTCTTGACAAAAAGAATCAAAAAATTATGCTTGGTGAAGCATCTATAAATACAGGAGAAGGAATTATCTTTAACATGACTCCATCTCCTGGTGCTACATCTTGTCTTGGAAATGCAGTTCGTGATGTTGAAGTGATTTGTGATCATTTAAATTTAAAATTCGATAAAAAACAATTTGAAGATGAATTAGTAGAGAAAGAACCTACTAAAGGAGATAAATAA
- a CDS encoding glycosyltransferase has product MSNETKKKLLYITDQHEYTDHGSISALFNGYLKEYLDVHVVYLTKYKNSFQKKGTDYIVPQQYTKNICDYLESKDVDLNSFSYVFVRNMLDVLSDTLKNRSKFGFKLGYRASFPKTEEALAANKEKNKTSLLKTVGGYFEKFNKQRLLSECDLFMPTSKDMEEVFYSDSGVRSYPLPAGLCPNRITSHRISDGADRNFIYVGTLDGLRNFQQVLVAFSKVKSQEWHLNISTFNPKFAQTVLNNYPSLVGKVTVREAGNLDELLVQVDDCDIGIALLPDISVYNTVIPAKVMDYYTCAIPTILTDNPKNRTILSDEDALFCPFEVDAITATIEKSITMTEEEISDMGHSGQAKLLKHKRNYEIMAKELFEELESL; this is encoded by the coding sequence ATGTCAAACGAAACTAAGAAGAAGCTTTTATACATAACAGATCAGCATGAATATACTGATCATGGCTCAATAAGTGCTTTGTTTAATGGTTACTTAAAAGAGTATCTTGATGTGCATGTTGTATATTTAACAAAATATAAAAATAGTTTTCAAAAAAAAGGTACTGATTATATCGTGCCTCAACAATATACAAAAAATATTTGTGATTATTTAGAGTCTAAAGATGTTGATTTGAACTCTTTTAGTTATGTATTTGTTAGAAATATGCTTGATGTTTTAAGTGACACTCTTAAGAATCGTTCTAAGTTTGGTTTTAAACTTGGATATAGAGCATCTTTTCCTAAAACAGAAGAAGCACTCGCTGCAAATAAAGAGAAGAATAAGACAAGTCTTTTAAAAACGGTTGGTGGTTATTTTGAAAAATTTAACAAACAGCGTCTTTTATCAGAATGTGACCTTTTCATGCCAACATCTAAAGATATGGAAGAAGTTTTTTATTCTGATAGTGGTGTAAGAAGTTATCCCCTTCCAGCTGGACTTTGTCCAAATAGAATTACTTCTCACCGTATTTCTGATGGAGCAGACCGTAACTTTATCTATGTAGGAACACTTGATGGGTTAAGAAACTTTCAACAAGTTTTAGTTGCATTCTCAAAAGTTAAATCTCAAGAATGGCATCTGAATATATCAACATTCAACCCAAAATTTGCACAAACAGTTTTAAATAACTACCCAAGTTTAGTTGGCAAGGTTACCGTTAGAGAAGCTGGTAATTTAGATGAGCTTTTAGTTCAAGTTGATGATTGTGATATTGGTATTGCTTTACTTCCAGATATTTCGGTTTATAATACTGTTATACCTGCAAAAGTTATGGATTATTATACTTGTGCTATTCCTACTATATTAACAGATAACCCTAAAAACCGTACAATATTATCTGATGAAGATGCATTATTTTGTCCTTTTGAAGTAGATGCAATTACTGCTACAATAGAAAAAAGTATTACTATGACTGAAGAAGAAATTTCTGATATGGGACACTCAGGTCAAGCTAAACTTCTTAAGCATAAGCGTAACTATGAGATAATGGCAAAAGAACTTTTTGAAGAGTTAGAGTCACTTTAG
- a CDS encoding anaerobic ribonucleoside-triphosphate reductase activating protein, which translates to MSIDKENNLLNARVIYDLTKFTHLDYENHLSCIVWFSSCNMRCDYCYNKEIVFSKHGDYSYNDILKFLKTRVGLLDAVVLSGGEATSHDLVEFCKEIKRLGFKIKLDTNGTNFVEVKKLIELKLLNFIALDYKAPEKKFTKITHSNKYNDFSKTLNYLIEASMDFETRTTLHSDLLNEKDINEIIDDLIDREYKGKYYIQSFLETEINIGNLGVASMEFDKSLLSNKIEVIWR; encoded by the coding sequence GTGAGCATAGACAAAGAAAACAATTTACTCAATGCTAGAGTAATTTACGACTTAACAAAATTCACGCATCTAGACTATGAAAATCATCTATCATGCATAGTTTGGTTTAGTTCTTGTAATATGAGGTGTGATTATTGTTATAACAAAGAGATAGTTTTTAGTAAACATGGAGATTATAGTTACAATGATATTTTAAAGTTTTTAAAAACACGAGTAGGTCTATTAGATGCGGTTGTTTTATCTGGTGGGGAAGCAACTTCACACGATTTAGTAGAGTTTTGTAAAGAGATAAAAAGACTTGGTTTTAAAATTAAGCTAGATACTAATGGTACTAATTTTGTAGAAGTAAAAAAACTTATAGAACTAAAACTATTAAATTTTATAGCACTTGACTATAAAGCTCCAGAAAAAAAATTTACTAAAATCACTCATTCAAATAAATATAATGACTTTTCAAAAACACTTAATTACCTCATAGAGGCATCTATGGATTTTGAAACTAGAACAACTCTACATAGTGACTTGTTAAATGAAAAAGATATAAATGAAATTATAGATGATTTAATAGATAGAGAGTATAAAGGAAAGTATTATATTCAAAGTTTTTTAGAAACTGAAATAAATATTGGAAATCTAGGTGTAGCATCTATGGAGTTTGATAAATCACTTCTATCAAATAAAATAGAAGTGATTTGGAGATAA
- the nrdD gene encoding anaerobic ribonucleoside-triphosphate reductase has translation MSKNEILVNLKDKRQKCIVYTRVMGYHRPVESFNIGKTGEHRQRKQFTQC, from the coding sequence ATGAGTAAAAATGAAATATTAGTAAACTTAAAAGATAAAAGACAAAAATGTATAGTTTATACGAGAGTTATGGGTTACCACAGACCTGTTGAGAGTTTCAATATAGGAAAAACAGGTGAGCATAGACAAAGAAAACAATTTACTCAATGCTAG
- a CDS encoding thiamine phosphate synthase, with protein MKKYLITSREFYTDTPAIFRNILHEQFREHLPNYALYRDKSNPNYDIQAAHFVEVCMQFENIKSFIHQNIDLAKELNASGVHLTSSQFDKIKSAKELGLEVIISTHTHEEVIKAKDLGADAVTYSPIFSSPNKGEPKGIDDLKVLIARCNIKIFALGGIVSSEQIKEVQDAKAYGFASIRYFY; from the coding sequence ATGAAAAAGTACCTTATAACTTCAAGAGAATTTTACACAGATACTCCAGCAATTTTTCGTAATATTTTACATGAACAATTTAGAGAGCATCTACCTAATTACGCTCTTTACAGAGATAAATCAAATCCAAACTATGATATTCAAGCGGCTCACTTTGTAGAAGTTTGTATGCAGTTTGAAAATATAAAAAGTTTTATACATCAAAATATAGATCTAGCTAAAGAGTTAAATGCTTCAGGTGTGCATCTAACCTCTTCGCAGTTTGATAAAATCAAATCTGCAAAAGAGTTAGGTTTAGAAGTCATCATTAGTACACATACTCACGAAGAAGTTATAAAAGCAAAAGATTTAGGTGCAGATGCTGTTACATATAGCCCGATTTTCAGTTCTCCAAACAAAGGTGAGCCAAAAGGAATAGATGACTTAAAAGTATTAATAGCTAGGTGCAATATAAAGATTTTTGCTCTTGGTGGTATAGTTTCATCAGAACAAATCAAAGAAGTCCAAGATGCAAAAGCTTATGGTTTTGCATCTATACGATATTTTTATTAA
- a CDS encoding NAD(P)/FAD-dependent oxidoreductase, giving the protein MKKNEYDLIVIGAGAAGMVASIKAARDKKSVLLLEKLSGIGAKLKATGGGRCNLTNTLANEDFMSRFGRDGRFMQDALKDFNHNDLVNFFKEIGVDTHAPDGFRIFPTSHSSATIISALKEEMLKLNIEVLTSQRVEKIIHNDKNIQGVKTSTHTFLAPNVIISTGGLGYPTLGAEGDGYSLASRLKHTITELHPAMMPLKTKEDWVKNCRADTIAKVELRVDMKKHKKLRAKGDLIFTKTGIRGPVVLDFAREITPLLSKYKEVPILLNLTKGKNEEQINQHLKEESLKRVDATVVQLISTLLPNALAQELCLLCDIDANSTLKAVVGKSKAKLINYLAWMPLTITGHDGFKMAMITRGGITLKEINPKTMQSKLINGLYFCGEVMNLDGPCGGYNLQWSFSSGFLAGKLL; this is encoded by the coding sequence ATGAAAAAAAATGAGTATGACCTTATAGTTATCGGTGCTGGAGCTGCTGGGATGGTAGCATCTATAAAAGCAGCCAGAGATAAAAAAAGTGTTCTTTTACTTGAAAAACTCTCTGGAATCGGTGCAAAACTAAAAGCTACTGGTGGAGGTAGATGCAACCTTACAAATACTCTAGCAAATGAAGATTTTATGAGTCGTTTTGGTAGAGATGGACGCTTTATGCAAGATGCCTTAAAAGATTTCAATCACAATGATTTAGTAAATTTTTTTAAAGAGATTGGTGTTGATACTCATGCTCCTGATGGATTTCGTATTTTCCCAACTTCTCATAGTTCTGCTACAATTATTTCAGCTTTAAAAGAAGAAATGCTAAAACTAAATATTGAAGTTTTAACTTCACAAAGAGTTGAGAAAATTATTCATAATGACAAAAATATCCAAGGTGTAAAAACTTCAACTCATACTTTTTTAGCACCAAATGTCATCATATCTACGGGTGGTTTAGGTTACCCCACTTTAGGGGCCGAGGGAGATGGTTACTCTTTAGCGTCTAGACTTAAACACACAATAACTGAGCTTCACCCCGCAATGATGCCACTAAAAACTAAAGAAGATTGGGTAAAAAATTGCCGTGCTGATACTATTGCAAAAGTAGAACTTAGAGTTGATATGAAAAAGCATAAAAAACTACGAGCAAAAGGTGATCTGATTTTTACAAAGACAGGCATACGCGGTCCTGTCGTTTTAGACTTTGCAAGAGAGATTACACCTCTTCTTAGCAAGTATAAAGAAGTACCTATACTGTTAAATCTAACAAAAGGTAAGAATGAAGAACAGATAAATCAACATTTAAAAGAAGAATCCTTAAAACGAGTAGATGCAACAGTTGTCCAACTTATCTCTACCCTACTTCCAAACGCTCTTGCACAAGAGTTATGTTTATTATGTGATATAGATGCAAATTCTACTCTAAAAGCAGTTGTTGGAAAATCAAAAGCAAAACTTATAAATTATTTGGCTTGGATGCCGTTGACAATTACAGGACATGATGGTTTTAAAATGGCAATGATTACAAGAGGTGGAATAACTCTAAAAGAGATAAATCCTAAAACAATGCAAAGTAAACTTATAAATGGTTTATACTTTTGTGGTGAAGTTATGAATTTAGATGGACCATGTGGAGGCTATAACCTCCAATGGTCATTTTCTAGCGGTTTCCTTGCAGGTAAACTACTTTGA
- a CDS encoding tRNA-uridine aminocarboxypropyltransferase, with protein sequence MKTSFRTRKKCYKCYRPQSSCMCEFVQSIKTKTKFVILMHPKEFKKVKNGTGHLTHLSLQNSELFIGIDFTHHRRVNEIIKDYDSFILYPSKEAINLSKEGLNVKKEMAIFIIDSTWSCSVKMFRDSKNLNNLKHISFDSTKLSQFKIKEQPAEYCLSTIESTLSILEMLNKWHLEGTKEEDLANFLDPFHKMVAYQQEIAQDSLKNSLRYRVNKSISER encoded by the coding sequence TTGAAAACATCTTTTAGAACTAGGAAAAAATGTTATAAGTGTTATAGACCACAAAGCTCTTGTATGTGTGAATTTGTGCAAAGTATAAAAACAAAAACAAAATTTGTCATTCTTATGCATCCAAAAGAATTTAAAAAAGTTAAAAATGGTACGGGGCATCTGACACATCTTTCATTACAAAACTCAGAGTTATTTATTGGAATTGACTTTACTCATCACAGACGCGTAAATGAGATTATAAAAGATTACGATAGCTTTATCCTTTATCCTTCAAAAGAGGCTATAAACTTATCTAAAGAGGGCTTAAATGTTAAAAAAGAGATGGCAATTTTTATAATAGACTCTACTTGGTCTTGTTCTGTAAAAATGTTTAGAGATTCTAAGAATTTAAATAACTTAAAGCATATTAGTTTTGATAGTACAAAATTATCGCAGTTTAAAATCAAAGAACAACCTGCTGAGTATTGCCTCTCAACTATTGAGTCAACACTTAGTATTTTAGAGATGCTAAATAAGTGGCATCTAGAAGGTACAAAAGAAGAAGATTTGGCAAATTTTTTAGACCCATTTCATAAAATGGTAGCCTATCAACAAGAAATTGCTCAAGATTCTCTAAAAAATTCACTAAGATATAGGGTAAATAAATCAATATCTGAAAGATAA
- a CDS encoding cytochrome C: MKKIILALAVSSVFAFASETTVNATMSLMTQGMNQVQNGFLYSDKKTIAEGIKTIESANSIFTKVDVSTFIKNNSKIQVTKNINKHLTADLKAFKKAVKSENYTDATKQYGKVLANCIACHKIIRGW, encoded by the coding sequence ATGAAAAAAATTATTTTAGCACTGGCTGTGAGTTCCGTATTTGCTTTTGCAAGTGAAACTACTGTTAACGCAACGATGAGTTTAATGACACAAGGTATGAATCAAGTGCAAAATGGATTTTTATATAGCGATAAAAAAACAATCGCTGAGGGAATTAAAACAATAGAAAGTGCAAATTCTATTTTTACAAAAGTTGATGTATCTACTTTTATTAAAAATAATTCTAAGATACAAGTTACTAAAAATATTAACAAGCACTTAACTGCAGACTTAAAAGCATTTAAAAAAGCTGTAAAATCTGAAAATTATACAGATGCTACAAAACAATATGGAAAAGTTTTAGCAAATTGTATTGCTTGTCATAAAATAATAAGAGGCTGGTAA
- a CDS encoding YggS family pyridoxal phosphate-dependent enzyme codes for MNNEQYKIYIDKVIRRVEAARLKVSDYHIVKIVAISKYSNSQDIQKLYQIGQRAFGENKVQDLKLKIKDLDELPLEWHFVGNLQKNKINNLLDINPSLFHALDSLELANELQKKLLAKDKTLDALLQINSAKEESKYGVMPEDAKNIYEQIVTNCPNINLKGVMSIGAHSDNKEVIKKSFDTTYEIYKSLDGASICSMGMSGDFELAIECGSNMVRLGSIIFNK; via the coding sequence ATGAATAATGAACAATATAAAATATATATAGATAAAGTTATAAGACGCGTTGAGGCTGCTAGGCTGAAAGTTAGTGATTATCATATAGTTAAAATAGTAGCTATTAGCAAATACTCTAACTCACAAGATATCCAAAAACTTTATCAAATCGGACAGAGAGCTTTTGGAGAAAATAAAGTTCAAGATTTAAAATTAAAAATTAAAGACTTAGATGAGTTACCACTAGAGTGGCATTTTGTTGGTAATCTGCAAAAAAATAAAATAAATAATTTACTAGATATTAATCCTTCCCTTTTTCATGCGCTAGACTCTTTAGAACTTGCAAACGAACTTCAAAAAAAACTTCTTGCAAAAGATAAAACTCTAGATGCCCTACTTCAAATAAATTCTGCAAAAGAAGAATCTAAATATGGAGTAATGCCAGAAGATGCAAAAAATATTTATGAACAGATTGTTACAAATTGTCCAAATATAAATTTAAAAGGTGTTATGAGTATAGGTGCGCATAGCGATAATAAAGAAGTTATTAAAAAAAGTTTTGATACAACTTACGAAATATATAAGTCATTAGATGGTGCAAGTATTTGTTCTATGGGTATGAGTGGAGATTTTGAGTTAGCGATAGAGTGTGGGTCTAACATGGTTAGACTTGGCTCTATAATTTTTAATAAGTAA
- a CDS encoding ArsS family sensor histidine kinase, with protein sequence MNKSSIFFSITITFIALFVFIIISFGILYKGSQKREERFNKKRAFDIVHNIKNEMRREGIITKDLKEYLKLRDFKIVKNKYKILENNNKYIKWKKKRRNNQLSSFELNSKNYLYMKNYRTDILLLDSYKPDNFKTIIIFLFISILFAFSLLYFNTIRKLKPLKRLKESVKNIGDEDFDIRCSTTKKDEISQLANEFYKSAKKLKALKESRNVFIRNIMHELKTPIAKGQFLTQLPSTDENQESMQKVFYRLESLINEFASIEELISTKEKIEKKEYLLSDIIDNASDLLMSNEENINKEFQEITLKVDFKLFSIAVKNLMDNGIKYSSNKQVTIKTENSSIVFENKGKQLTYPLDEYFEAFFKADNISSNQSFGLGLYIVKHILDANELTLKYEYINGVNRFII encoded by the coding sequence ATGAATAAAAGTTCAATATTTTTCTCAATTACCATTACTTTTATCGCTCTTTTTGTCTTCATTATTATCAGCTTTGGTATTTTATATAAAGGAAGTCAAAAAAGAGAAGAACGATTTAATAAAAAAAGAGCTTTTGATATCGTACATAATATAAAAAATGAGATGCGAAGAGAAGGAATTATTACAAAAGATTTAAAAGAATATCTTAAACTTAGAGATTTTAAAATTGTAAAAAATAAATATAAAATCTTAGAAAATAATAACAAGTACATAAAATGGAAGAAAAAGAGAAGAAACAATCAACTAAGCAGTTTTGAACTTAATTCTAAAAACTATCTTTATATGAAGAATTATAGAACTGATATTTTACTTTTAGATAGTTATAAACCTGATAACTTCAAAACAATTATAATTTTTTTATTTATATCTATACTTTTTGCTTTTAGCCTTTTATATTTTAACACTATACGAAAATTAAAGCCACTAAAAAGATTAAAAGAAAGTGTGAAAAACATAGGTGATGAAGATTTTGACATACGATGTTCAACTACAAAAAAAGATGAGATTTCACAACTAGCAAATGAATTTTATAAATCAGCAAAAAAATTAAAAGCTCTTAAAGAATCTAGGAATGTATTTATCCGTAATATTATGCATGAACTTAAAACACCCATTGCTAAAGGACAGTTTTTGACACAGCTTCCAAGTACAGATGAAAATCAAGAGAGTATGCAAAAAGTTTTTTATAGACTAGAATCCTTGATAAATGAGTTTGCTTCAATAGAAGAGCTTATATCTACAAAAGAAAAAATAGAAAAAAAAGAGTATCTTTTATCTGACATTATTGACAATGCAAGCGATTTACTTATGAGCAATGAAGAAAATATAAACAAAGAGTTTCAAGAGATAACTCTAAAAGTTGATTTTAAACTCTTTAGTATCGCGGTTAAAAATCTGATGGATAATGGTATAAAATATTCAAGCAACAAGCAAGTAACTATAAAAACAGAAAACTCTTCCATAGTTTTTGAAAACAAAGGAAAGCAACTGACTTATCCTTTAGATGAGTATTTTGAAGCATTTTTTAAAGCAGACAACATAAGTTCAAACCAGAGCTTTGGACTGGGACTGTATATAGTAAAACATATCTTAGATGCTAATGAACTCACACTTAAGTATGAATATATAAATGGTGTTAATAGATTTATTATTTAA
- a CDS encoding response regulator transcription factor, which translates to MINILMIEDDAEFAQILIQYLSQFNISITNYEDPFLALSAINLSTYDLVILDLTLPGMDGLEVCKELVEKHDIPIIISSARSDITDKVIALELGADDYLPKPYDPRELEVRIKTILRRFNKSLESTNKLNTEIFHLNKEKKEITKNTIPLELTFAEYQIFSLLCENKASIISRYDILESMEADSDGTGGSIAVLINRIRSKIEENPKKPHYLLTVRGMGYKLVE; encoded by the coding sequence GTGATAAATATTTTAATGATTGAAGATGATGCAGAGTTTGCTCAAATACTAATTCAATATCTTAGTCAATTTAATATTTCTATCACAAACTATGAAGATCCTTTTTTAGCTCTGAGTGCCATTAACTTAAGCACATACGACTTAGTTATTTTGGACTTAACATTACCTGGTATGGATGGTTTAGAGGTCTGTAAAGAGTTAGTTGAAAAACATGATATTCCCATCATCATATCAAGTGCAAGAAGTGATATTACCGATAAGGTTATTGCTTTAGAACTTGGTGCTGATGACTACCTACCAAAACCTTATGACCCTAGAGAGTTAGAAGTACGCATAAAAACTATACTTAGACGCTTCAACAAAAGTTTAGAATCTACAAATAAACTAAATACAGAAATTTTTCATTTGAACAAAGAGAAAAAGGAGATTACTAAAAATACAATTCCTCTAGAGTTAACCTTTGCCGAATATCAGATTTTTTCTCTTCTTTGTGAAAATAAAGCCTCTATAATCTCAAGATATGATATTTTAGAGAGCATGGAAGCTGACTCTGATGGAACGGGAGGAAGTATAGCAGTTCTCATAAATAGAATCAGATCCAAAATAGAAGAAAATCCAAAAAAACCTCACTATCTTCTCACGGTCAGAGGAATGGGTTACAAGTTAGTAGAATGA
- a CDS encoding Spy/CpxP family protein refolding chaperone encodes MNKTIIIGLGTSVLLASSLLAFSPQSNMKQGNGYTCKQHKMMKQGMRHNRGHGLVKMFMKLDLSDKQRTQIRSIIKDNMKSMPNPKTAFSDTSFNKEKFIKLANQKRNNKVERRADTIEKVYNVLNSSQKKDFKTMLDMRDIMKKNYIMQKSRN; translated from the coding sequence ATGAACAAAACAATAATTATAGGTTTAGGTACTTCAGTACTTTTAGCGTCATCACTTTTAGCATTTTCTCCACAATCAAATATGAAACAAGGAAATGGCTATACTTGTAAACAACATAAGATGATGAAGCAAGGTATGCGTCATAACAGAGGACATGGTTTAGTCAAGATGTTTATGAAACTTGACTTGAGTGATAAACAAAGAACTCAAATAAGAAGCATCATAAAAGATAACATGAAAAGTATGCCAAACCCTAAAACAGCATTTAGTGATACTAGTTTTAACAAAGAAAAATTTATAAAACTTGCAAATCAAAAACGAAACAATAAGGTTGAACGCAGAGCAGATACAATAGAAAAAGTGTACAATGTTCTAAATAGTTCTCAGAAAAAAGACTTTAAAACGATGTTAGATATGCGAGATATAATGAAAAAAAATTATATAATGCAAAAATCTAGAAACTAA